ataatttttatttattgtaaacgtttatgtttatatattaaataatacgTGAAAAGATATATAGAAATTACATAatgatattatattttccgtatattataatataattgaaataatacgatataattatatagacGCAATAATCAATTCCTTTCATATATAATGTTAAACAATATACTacttaataatatataatttatttttttaatacattaCAAAAATTGTTCTGTCATGAAATAAACGCTTAAAATGACTAGggaatatttacatattaaTGTGTagatttatattaaatttatttttcataaaacaTCAGTATACGTGATTTTTTGctaattactttttatgaataaatatatctacGATTACTTATTTTACTAATTGTTATATCATTCATTACTTCAATTCAATGGAAgattcaaaaatgaagaatgtatgtttgttattaatatgcaaaaataattacatatagcatattatatgttattatattattaatttttttgttgtatgAAATTTGTTTTCGTTAAACATATCATATactttacatatttttaaattttatattaaggATCCCTTTTTAGAAGATATTTGGAATAAGTATAAATTTGATGATAATGTGAATAATGAGGATGTACAAAGATTTTTACCATTATGCAATAGCAATGTTGTTCATTCTGACCTTACCTCTGTAATAgaacaaataattatttgcacaaaacttttaagaaatttgaaggaggcaaaaaatagATCTATACCAAGGGACGAAGATTATATTGACTGTTACTATATAtactattggttatattataaaatgaagGTACATAGTATTTCTTATGatattatttacaatatattagctaaatcaaataatataataagaGAAAGGAACAACGATTTCCTTGACTGTTCTTCATACATGTTAAATGATGGCTTGCGCGAGCAAGAAGAATCAgtaatgttaaaaatatttaataataatattga
The sequence above is a segment of the Plasmodium cynomolgi strain B DNA, scaffold: 1283, whole genome shotgun sequence genome. Coding sequences within it:
- a CDS encoding hypothetical protein (putative) — protein: DPFLEDIWNKYKFDDNVNNEDVQRFLPLCNSNVVHSDLTSVIEQIIICTKLLRNLKEAKNRSIPRDEDYIDCYYIYYWLYYKMKVHSISYDIIYNILAKSNNIIRERNNDFLDCSSYMLNDGLREQEESVMLKIFNNNIDVTKKILNEKCASDICSCKRFIKPFLDSYRSMPNNYPKDCKVGGSIDSTCLAVKRFKENYEKYRSEKK